In a single window of the Drosophila miranda strain MSH22 chromosome XL, D.miranda_PacBio2.1, whole genome shotgun sequence genome:
- the LOC108150906 gene encoding uncharacterized protein LOC108150906 isoform X1: MMKLQINCLLAALLAVSSGNARTFTPTEEFQKAPDLGGMQESNETESTQGQTVPMATAMGEVVHSSNSSNSINSSNSSNSSNSSNSKLGSSAQGQHQRQRQPATTVLKHIVRKKRDIFTQDTPYDFHTVHQACDFDERGRHRIVMFFPNHCIWTWNNKYVHEGFYYLFKLYQTEAFFFGQFNERLKQYETVPHVWTKD, from the exons ATGATGAAGTTGCAAATAAATTGCCTGTTAGCCGCTCTCCTCGCCGTA TCGAGCGGAAATGCAAGAACTTTTACACCAACAGAGGAGTTCCAGAAGGCCCCCGACCTTGGTGGGATGCAGGAGTCAAACGAAACTGAAAGTACCCAAGGTCAGACAGTCCCAATGGCCACGGCCATGGGTGAGGTGGTCCACTCCAGCAACTCTAGCAACTCTATCAACTCTAGCAACTCCAGCAACTCTAGCAACTCTAGCAACTCCAAGCTGGGATCAAGTGCACAAGGTCAGCAccagcgtcagcgtcagcCAGCAACAACTGTTTTGAAGCACATCGTTCGTAAGAAGAGAGATATTTTTACGCAAGATACTCCCTACGACTTTCATACAGTACATCAGGCCTGCGATTTTGATGAGCGCGGGAGACACCGCATTGTCATGTTCTTCCCGAATCATTGCATTTGGACTTGGAACAACAAGTACGTCCATGAGGGTTTCTATTATCTCTTCAAGCTGTATCAGACGGAGGCCTTCTTCTTTGGACAGTTCAACGAACGCTTGAAACAGTACGAAACCGTACCCCACGTCTGGACCAAGGACTAG
- the LOC108150906 gene encoding uncharacterized protein LOC108150906 isoform X3, whose amino-acid sequence MMKLQINCLLAALLAVSSGNARTFTPTEEFQKAPDLGGMQESNETESTQGQTVPMATAMGEVVHSSNSSNSINSSNSSNSSNSSNSKLGSSAQGQHQRQRQPATTVLKHIYIRPAILMSAGDTALSCSSRIIAFGLGTTIQRTLETVRNRTPRLDQGLEGCGRCIS is encoded by the exons ATGATGAAGTTGCAAATAAATTGCCTGTTAGCCGCTCTCCTCGCCGTA TCGAGCGGAAATGCAAGAACTTTTACACCAACAGAGGAGTTCCAGAAGGCCCCCGACCTTGGTGGGATGCAGGAGTCAAACGAAACTGAAAGTACCCAAGGTCAGACAGTCCCAATGGCCACGGCCATGGGTGAGGTGGTCCACTCCAGCAACTCTAGCAACTCTATCAACTCTAGCAACTCCAGCAACTCTAGCAACTCTAGCAACTCCAAGCTGGGATCAAGTGCACAAGGTCAGCAccagcgtcagcgtcagcCAGCAACAACTGTTTTGAAGCACATC TACATCAGGCCTGCGATTTTGATGAGCGCGGGAGACACCGCATTGTCATGTTCTTCCCGAATCATTGCATTTGGACTTGGAACAACAA TTCAACGAACGCTTGAAACAGTACGAAACCGTACCCCACGTCTGGACCAAGGACTAGAAGGATGCGGAAGATGCATCAGTTAA
- the LOC108150906 gene encoding uncharacterized protein LOC108150906 isoform X2, with protein MMKLQINCLLAALLAVSSGNARTFTPTEEFQKAPDLGGMQESNETESTQGQTVPMATAMGEVVHSSNSSNSINSSNSSNSSNSSNSKLGSSAQGQHQRQRQPATTVLKHIVLHQACDFDERGRHRIVMFFPNHCIWTWNNKYVHEGFYYLFKLYQTEAFFFGQFNERLKQYETVPHVWTKD; from the exons ATGATGAAGTTGCAAATAAATTGCCTGTTAGCCGCTCTCCTCGCCGTA TCGAGCGGAAATGCAAGAACTTTTACACCAACAGAGGAGTTCCAGAAGGCCCCCGACCTTGGTGGGATGCAGGAGTCAAACGAAACTGAAAGTACCCAAGGTCAGACAGTCCCAATGGCCACGGCCATGGGTGAGGTGGTCCACTCCAGCAACTCTAGCAACTCTATCAACTCTAGCAACTCCAGCAACTCTAGCAACTCTAGCAACTCCAAGCTGGGATCAAGTGCACAAGGTCAGCAccagcgtcagcgtcagcCAGCAACAACTGTTTTGAAGCACATCGTTC TACATCAGGCCTGCGATTTTGATGAGCGCGGGAGACACCGCATTGTCATGTTCTTCCCGAATCATTGCATTTGGACTTGGAACAACAAGTACGTCCATGAGGGTTTCTATTATCTCTTCAAGCTGTATCAGACGGAGGCCTTCTTCTTTGGACAGTTCAACGAACGCTTGAAACAGTACGAAACCGTACCCCACGTCTGGACCAAGGACTAG
- the LOC117187053 gene encoding maternal protein exuperantia-2-like, with protein MGAISEDSVSAAASGQSVVVKEELPSGNYILVAVEIDTTGRRLVDEIVQLAAYTSKGSFQQYIMPYMNLNQAGRRRHQIRVISIGFYRMLKSMQTYEIIKSKSEVAALMDILNWLETLVAKQPNKEGIVMLYHDERKFIPYMILVALKKYSLIDRFNRTVKAFANTCPMAKAFLGKHGIKNCGLRKLSKLLAKSKDGNSTKEDEHENVEGNAIINDNRGPKNQKQGSFEGSANVRAKMVYEMALQLIESESSESSEEALESSEAEVKLLNAVKPFSHLLNSTVLELKDRNDSLGRQNSFRPIFLNYFRTTLHYRVRAVKYRVALAEHGFTLKSLRAIWFDKRKAGLELVLTRAWSVCVRSFKSFKSLKSFDKCC; from the exons ATGGGTGCCATTTCTGAAGATTCTGTTTCCGCTGCCGCCTCCGGTCAGAGCGTGGTCGTGAAGGAGGAGCTGCCGTCAGGCAACTACATCCTGGTTGCCGTTGAGATAGATACCACTGGACGTCGTCTGGTTGATGAG ATTGTCCAGTTGGCTGCCTACACATCAAAGGGCAGCTTCCAGCAGTACATCATGCCGTATATGAATCTGAATCAAGCCGGTCGTCGGCGTCATCAAATTCGTGTGATTTCGATCGGCTTTTATCGCATGCTCAAGTCGATGCAGACCTACGAG ATTATCAAGTCCAAGTCGGAGGTCGCTGCCCTCATGGACATTCTCAACTGGCTTGAGACGCTGGTCGCCAAGCAGCCCAACAAAGAAGGCATCGTTATGCTCTACCACGATGAGCGCAAATTCATACCCTACATGATTTTGGTGGCGCTCAAGAAGTACTCCCTGATTGATAGATTCAATCGGACGGTGAAGGCTTTTGCCAACACTTGCCCTATGGCCAAGGCCTTCCTTGGCAAACATGGTATCAAGAACTGTGGTCTACGCAAGCTCTCGAAGCTCTTGGCCAAGTCGAAGGATGGGAATTCCACCAAGGAGGATGAACACGAGAATGTCGAAGGAAACGCCATCATCAACGATAACAGAGGCCCCAAGAATCAGAAGCAGGGCTCCTTTGAGGGGAGCGCCAATGTGCGGGCCAAGATGGTCTACGAAATGGCCCTGCAGCTGATTGAATCCGAGTCTTCCGAGTCATCCGAGGAGGCACTCGAGTCCTCGGAAGCAGAGGTTAAGTTGTTGAATGCCGTGAAACCATTCTCCCATCTTCTCAACTCGACGGTCCTCGAGCTGAAAGACCGGAACGATAGCCTGGGGCGCCAAAACTCATTCCGCCCGATCTTCTTGAACTATTTCCGCACCACTCTGCACTATCGTGTCCGTGCCGTAAAGTACCGCGTTGCGCTGGCCGAACATGGCTTTACCCTGAAGTCTCTAAGGGCCATTTGGTTTGATAAGCGCAAGGCGGGCTTGGAGCTGGTTTTGACCCGAGCTTGGAGCGTGTGTGTTCGTTCGTTCAAATCGTTCAAATCGTTAAAGTCGTTTGATAAATGTTGCTAA
- the LOC108150906 gene encoding uncharacterized protein LOC108150906 isoform X4 translates to MMKLQINCLLAALLAVSSGNARTFTPTEEFQKAPDLGGMQESNETESTQGQTVPMATAMGEVVHSSNSSNSINSSNSSNSSNSSNSKLGSSAQGQHQRQRQPATTVLKHIVRKKRDIFTQDTPYDFHTVHQACDFDERGRHRIVMFFPNHCIWTWNNNSTNA, encoded by the exons ATGATGAAGTTGCAAATAAATTGCCTGTTAGCCGCTCTCCTCGCCGTA TCGAGCGGAAATGCAAGAACTTTTACACCAACAGAGGAGTTCCAGAAGGCCCCCGACCTTGGTGGGATGCAGGAGTCAAACGAAACTGAAAGTACCCAAGGTCAGACAGTCCCAATGGCCACGGCCATGGGTGAGGTGGTCCACTCCAGCAACTCTAGCAACTCTATCAACTCTAGCAACTCCAGCAACTCTAGCAACTCTAGCAACTCCAAGCTGGGATCAAGTGCACAAGGTCAGCAccagcgtcagcgtcagcCAGCAACAACTGTTTTGAAGCACATCGTTCGTAAGAAGAGAGATATTTTTACGCAAGATACTCCCTACGACTTTCATACAGTACATCAGGCCTGCGATTTTGATGAGCGCGGGAGACACCGCATTGTCATGTTCTTCCCGAATCATTGCATTTGGACTTGGAACAACAA TTCAACGAACGCTTGA